Within the Egibacteraceae bacterium genome, the region CACTTCACCGTCCCGGCCCACGTGATGGAGGCGGAGGTCTTCACCGACGGCCTCGGGTTCGATGGGTCGTCGGTCCGGGGGTTCCAGGAGATCCAGGAATCGGACATGGTCCTCCTGCCCGACCCGGACACCGCCGTGCTCGACCCGTTCCGCCAGCACAAGACCATGGTGGTCAACTGCTACGTCAAGGACCCGGTGACGGGCGAGTCCTACAGCCGTGACCCCCGCCACGTCGCCCGCAAGGCCGAGCAGTACCTGGCGGGCACGGGCATTGCCGACACCGCCTACTTCGGGCCCGAGGCCGAGTTCTTCATCTTCGACGACATCCGCTTCGACACCCGTCCCCACGAGTCCTACTACCACATCGACGCGGTCGAGGGCGCCTGGAACACCGGCAAGGACGAGGGCCCGAACCTGGGCTACAAGGTCCGCCACAAGCAGGGCTACTTCCCCGTGCCCCCGATGGACCACCACACCGACCTGCGCAGCGAGATGACCGTCGAGCTCGAGAACGCCGGCATCGAGGTGGAGCTGCAGCACCACGAGGTCGGCAGCGCCGGCCAGGCCGAGATCGACATCAAGTTCGACAGCCTGCTGCGCATGGCCGACAAGGTCATGATGTTCAAGTACATCGTGAAGAACGTGGCGCACCGCCACCTGAAGACCGTCACGTTCATGCCCAAGCCCATCTTCGAGGACAACGGGTCGGGCATGCACACCCACATGTCGCTGTGGAACGGCGGCGAGCCGCTGTTCTTCGACGAGCAGGGCTACGCCCAGCTGTCCGACACCGCCCGCCACTACATCGGCGGTCTGCTCCACCACGCCCCGGCCGTGCTGGCGTTCTCCAACCCCACGGTGAACAGCTACCGCCGGCTCGTGCCCGGCTACGAGGCCCCGGTCAACCTCGTCTACAGCCAGCGCAACCGGTCGGCCGCGTGCCGCATCCCGCTGATCAGCCAGTCACCGAAGTCCAAGCGCGTCGAGTTCCGGGTGCCCGACCCCTCCTGCAACCCCTACCTGGCCTTCAGCGCCATGCTGATGGCCGGCCTCGACGGGGTCCGCAACAAGATCGAGCCGCCCGACCCCGTCGACAAGGACATCTACGAGCTGCCCCGCGAGGCCCTGCTCGACCTGCCGAGCGTGCCGGCCAGCCTCGAGGAGGCCCTGGCGGCCCTGGAGACCGACCACGAGTTCCTGCTCGAGGGCGGGGTGTTCACCGAGGACCTCATCGAGACCTGGATCGAGTACAAGATGGACGCCGAGGTCTCCCAGGTCCGTCTACGCCCGCACCCCTACGAGTTCCATCTGTACTACGACATCTGAGGCCGTAGCCCGCTGACCTGCGGAAACGCGGTTCAGCGGGCGTCTTGGCTCACACCTGGCTCACGGGAGAACGCCGCGTCGATCGCCTGGCGAGCCCGATCCGCGGACGCCGGCATCAGGTGCGT harbors:
- the glnA gene encoding type I glutamate--ammonia ligase; amino-acid sequence: MASSAEDVLSRITDEGVEFVDFRFCDLPGLMQHFTVPAHVMEAEVFTDGLGFDGSSVRGFQEIQESDMVLLPDPDTAVLDPFRQHKTMVVNCYVKDPVTGESYSRDPRHVARKAEQYLAGTGIADTAYFGPEAEFFIFDDIRFDTRPHESYYHIDAVEGAWNTGKDEGPNLGYKVRHKQGYFPVPPMDHHTDLRSEMTVELENAGIEVELQHHEVGSAGQAEIDIKFDSLLRMADKVMMFKYIVKNVAHRHLKTVTFMPKPIFEDNGSGMHTHMSLWNGGEPLFFDEQGYAQLSDTARHYIGGLLHHAPAVLAFSNPTVNSYRRLVPGYEAPVNLVYSQRNRSAACRIPLISQSPKSKRVEFRVPDPSCNPYLAFSAMLMAGLDGVRNKIEPPDPVDKDIYELPREALLDLPSVPASLEEALAALETDHEFLLEGGVFTEDLIETWIEYKMDAEVSQVRLRPHPYEFHLYYDI